GCGCGTTGTCCGGCTCGTCCCCGTCGAGCAGCCGGTTCAGGCTCGCCACGGTCGGCGCTTTGAACAGCGCTGCCGCCGAGACGGGGACGGCGAGCACCGCCCGGATGACGCCAGCCAGGCGGGCCGCCAGCAGGGAGTGCCCGCCAAGCTCGAAGAAATTGTCCTCGACGCCGATGCGTTCCAGCTTCAGCACTTCGGCGAACAGTGCGCACAGCAGTTGTTCTCGCGGCGTGGCCGGCGCGCGGTAGCCGGGGCCGGACGAGCGTTGCGGGGCCGGCAGCGCCTTGCGGTCGAGTTTCCCGTTGGGCGACAACGGCAACCGGTCCAGGACCACGATGTCCGAGGGCACCATGTACTCGGGTAGCCGGGTGCTCAGGCCGCGCCGGACATCGGCGACCAGGTCCTCCGCGGCGGTCCACTTCGTCCGCCGCGCCACGCGCGGTCGGGGCGCTTGCGCCGGCGTCCGGGTCGCGAAGATGTTGACCAGTGCCGTTTCGGCGAGTTCCGCGGAGATATCGGTGCCCACCACGAATCCGTGGCCGGTCAGCAGCGCGGTGACCTCCTCGGCCCGGCCCTCGACGTCGTGGACCTCGACGACGACCTGGTGGATCCGGGGCCAGTGCTCCTCCCGGATGCCGCGCAGGACTTCGAGCTCGCTCTTCTCGGCGTCGATCTTGAGCAGGTCGATGCGTGCCACGTCGTGCTCGTCGATGACGTCGGAGACGGTCCGCAACTGGCACGTCACGTCCTGCCGGTCGGCCAGCCGCGCGGAGATCAGCTCGGCGAGGTCGGCCTGATCCGAGGAACTTGTGCCGTGGCGGAGGTAGCCGTCGACCAGCGCGCGGTCTTCGGTTTGCTCGCCGAACCGACCCGAGAGCATGGACAGTTCGGGATAGAAGGTGAACGTCGCCTCGCCGGGTTTTTCGGCCATCCCACACGGGAACAGCTGTGCCTGCACGCCGTGGAGTTCGGTGTTGAGGGCTAGCTCGGAGAACAGCGCCGGAATGGGTTCGAACGCGTAGACCGTCACGTTCTCGGCTTGTTGGGCGGCGAAGGTGGAGAACAGTCCGACGTGCGCACCGATGTCGAAGACCGTGGCCCCGTCGCTGATGCGCACCCCGTGGCGCAGGTACTCCTGCCGCTGGAAGATCTCCTGGTGCAGAAACTCGATCTCGGCCTTGCCGCGCCCCACGAACGCCGTGCCGTCGGGCATCCGGTGGCATGCGAGGCCATCGAGGCGACCGGACCGCCGCAGCCTGGCCATTCGCAGCACCGGTCCCGCGGAGTCTTCGCTCGGGACGAGGTAGGCGGTCAGCCGCTGCTCGTCCGCGCGGACGATGGTGGCCGCCTGGTCGACGCTCTCGTGTCCGGTCAGCGCCGCGGTGATCTCGTCGAGTTCGATCCGGACGCCGCGGATCTTCACCTGGTCGTCCACGCGCCCCAGGAAGATCAGGTCGCCCGAGGCGTTGCGCCGGACGAGGTCTCCGGTGCGGTACATCCGCGATCCGGGCGGACCGAAGGGGTTGGCGACGAACCGTTCCGCGGTGAGGTCGGGACGGCCCAGGTAGCAGCGCGCCAGTTGCACACCGGCGAGGTAGAGCTCACCGGGGACGCCGATCGGGACTTCGCGCAGCGCGTCGTCCAGAACGTGGGTCGTGGTGTTCCACACCGGTGCTCCGATGGGCACGTGGTGGTTGCGCGCCGCAGGGTCGCAGGCCCAGGAGGTCACGTCGACGGCGGCTTCGGTGGGGCCGTAGAGGTTGTGCAGCGACGCGGGCAGGGTCGCGAAGAAGCGCTCCTGGACGTCCGCGGGCAGCGCTTCGCCGCTGCAGATCACCCGGCTCAGGCCGGTGCATTCGGCCGCGGTGGGTTCGGCGAGGAAAGCGTGCAGCATCGAGGGCACGAAATGCGTTGTCGTGACCGCATGTTCGCGGATCACCTCGGCCAGGTAGGCGGGGTCCCGATGGCCGCCCGGCTTGGCGACGACGAGCGTGGCGCCGCACATCAACGGCCAGAAGAACTCCCAGACGGAAACGTCGAAGCCGCACGGCGTTTTCTGGAGCACCCGGTCCTGCTCGGCCAGCCCGAACTCGTGTTGCATCCACAGCAGGCGGTTGGTGATCGCCCGATGGTCGACGACGACCCCTTTGGGACGCCCGGTGGAACCGGAGGTGTAGATGACGTAGGCCGGTGCCGAGGGGGACAACCCGTCGGCTGCCTCGATGCCGTCAGGGGATGCGGCCAGTTCGGCAGTCGTGGCGGGGTCATCGAGGATGAGCGCGCGGTCGCGATGCTCGCCCAGCAGTCCGATCGTCTCGGTCACACCGATGACCGCCAACGGCTGTGCGTCGTCGAGCATCATCGTGATCCGCCCGGCGGGCAGGTCCGGATCGATCGGGAGGTACGCGGCACCGGCATTGATCACGGCGACCAGCGCCACCACGAGTTCGAGCGAGCGCGGCACCGCCACGGCGACGACCTTTTCCGGCCCGGCTCCGCGCGCGACGAGCAGCCGGGCCAGCTGGTTGGCGTGCGCGTTCAGTTCGGCGTACGAGAGGCTACGGTCCTCGGTCGTCACGGCCGTTGCCTCGGGGGTGCGCGCGGCCTGCTCCGCAATGAGTTGTCGCAGCGTTGTTTCCCGAACCGGCACGGCCGTGTCGTTCCAGACCGCGAGCTGACGCAGTTCTTCCTCGGTATGCAGGCTGACCTCGGTGATCGGACGGTCCGGGGCCTGCGCCAGCCGTTCGAGCAGCAGCACGAACCGGTCCGCGAGCCGTTGCGCGGTCGTGTGGTCAAACAGGGCGGTGCTGAACTCCAGCACGCCGTCGACGCCGGCCGCGAGCCCATCCTCGGACAGCGACTCCGAGAGGTTGAAGCTGAGGTCGAACTTGGCGGTGCCCACGGCCGCGCGCACCGTCTCGACACGCAATCCCGGCATCTCGAAGTCCCGGTCGATGGTGTTCTGCGAGGCCAGCATCACCTGGAACAGCGGATGCCGGGACAGCGACCGCGCCGGGTTCGCGATCTCGACGATCCGCTCGAACGGCAGGTCCTGGTTGTCGTAGGCGGCGAGATCGGTTTCGCGCACGCGAGCGAGCAATTCCTGGAACGTGGGTGCCCCGGAGAGGTCGTAGCGCAGGACCTGGGTGTTGACGAAGAAGCCGACCAAGTCGTCGAGCGCACCGTCGCCGCGCCCGGCCACCACGCCGCCGATCGGCACGTCCTCCCCCGCCCCGGAGCGGGACAGCAGGACCGCGAGACCGGCTTGCAGCGCCATCGACGTGGTCGCCTGCGCGGCTCGGGCCACCTCCCGCAACCGGGCGTGCGCGTCCGGCGGGAGGTGAATCGGCACCTCGTCCCCGGCGGTGTCGAGTTCGGCGCTGCGCGGCCGGTCGAGGGGCAACGCCAACTCGTCGGGGAGTCCCGCCAGCGCGTCCCGCCAGAACCGGGACTGGCGTGCGGTGACGCTGTCCGAATCGTCCTCGCTGCCCAGGACGTCGTCCTGCCACAGGACATAGTCGGCGTATTGGACCGGGAGCGCTGGCCAGTCCGGTTCGCCGCCGTCGAGTCGTGCCTGGTACGCGGCCGACAGGTCCTTGGCGAGCGGGGCCAGCGACCAGCCGTCACCGGCGATGTGGTGGATCAGCAGCAACAGGACGTGTTCCTGCGGTGCGAGGCGGAACAGCCAGGCGCGCAGCGGAATGTCGGCCGTCAGGTCGAAGGTGTGGCGCGCGGCCGAGGTGAGCGCGTCGGGTAACGACGCTTCGTCGACGTCCGTAACCGCAAGCGCGACGGCGATGTCCTCGGCGGGGAAAATGCGCTGGTGGGGTTCTCCGTCGACGGACGGGAACGCCGTCCGAAGCGTTTCGTGCCGCGCGACGACGTCGCCCAGCGCCGCTTCCAGCGCGGCGTGGTCGAGCTCGCCGGTGAGCCGCAGGCCGACCGGAATGTTGTAGAGGGCGTTGGGTCCGTGGGTCTGGTCGATGAACCACAACCGCCGCTGCGCTGGGGACAGCGGGATTCTCGGTGGCCGCGTCCGCCGGGTCAGGACACACCGGTCTCCGGCGGCGGAATCGATGGCGGCGGCAAGCCCGGCCGGCGTCGGGTGCTCGAAGACCGCCCGGACGCCGAGGGCGACCCCGAACAACGCGCGGATGCGGCTGAGCATCCTGGTCGCCATGAGGGAATGCCCACCGAGGGCGAAGAAATCGTCGTCGACGCCGACCGCGTCCACGCCGAGCACCTCGGCGTAGACGGTGCAAATGACCTCCTCGCGCAGTGAGCGCGGAGCGCGGGTGGTCCGGGCACCTGCCGGGGTGTCGGGCGCGGGCAACGCCCGGCGGTCGAGCTTTCCGTTGGCGGTCAAGGGCAAGGCGTCCACGAGGACGAACGCGTCCGGCACCATGTATCGCGGCAGACGCTCCGCCGCGAACGCCCGCAGGTCCGGCAAGGTCGGGGCCACGACATAGCCGATCAGGCGCTTGTCGCCGGGGACGTCTTCGCGGACCGCCACCGCGGCCTGTGCCACGCCGGGGCAGGCGGCCAGTACCGCTTCGATCTCGCCGGTCTCGATCCGGAAGCCGCGAATCTTGACCTGGTCGTCCGCACGCCCGACGAAGCGGAGCCGGCCGTCGGGGTCGGCGCGAACCAGGTCGCCGGTGCGGTACATGCGGCTTGCGGGCGGGCCGTAGGGATCGGCGACGAAGCGTTCGGCCGTCAGATCGGGTCGGCCGAAGTAGCCTCGCGCGAGACCGGTGCCCGCGATGTAAAGCTCGCCGACGGCTCCGCGCGGCAGGCGTTGAAGCCCGGGCCCCAGCACGTAGCACCGGGTGTTGTCCAGCGCAAGCCCGATCGGCACGCCCTGGCGCGGCTCGAAAGGCCGGGTGACGGTGTGCGAGGTCGCGAAGGTCGTGGTCTCGGTGGGCCCATAGCCGTTGGCGATCACAACGTCCGGGCAGTTCTCCAGCACGGCTGCGACCGCATGGGGCGCGACGACGTCACCGCCGGTCCACACCTGGCGCAGCCCTCGGAAGGACTCGGGCGATTCCTCGGCGAAAACCCGGAAAAGCCCGGCGGTCAGCCATGCGCAGGTCACCCCGTCCTCGGTCACCGCTCGCCGCAACGCCGCCGGATCCAGCGAGCGTTGCGCCGCGATGACCACGCTTCCGCCGCGCAACAACGGC
The sequence above is a segment of the Saccharopolyspora phatthalungensis genome. Coding sequences within it:
- a CDS encoding non-ribosomal peptide synthetase — translated: MTNRVRENGGRPLSFGQERLWWLQQLDPGSATYNITVPVHFPGGVRADCLRRALARLADRHALLSSAYVEDTNGQPRTRRVDGFAVPVEWIDDDRARGWRWHAEEIARVPFDLSAAPPVRAAVIRCQDGSGVVVLVLHHLLVDGWSIRVLIRDLVALYRAALEGSEPALPPLHAQFDDFVAWQRETLTDDVVAEHVDYWRAELDGFQPVELPLDHPRPKAPAYDAGNVEFSLTAEETAALRGFALRQRCAFPSAVAAVFQALLAVYTGQPDITVGSVLNGRGRREFDDVVGFFVNTVVLRSRIADSTTFREIVREVQQKLTAAQQHQDAPFERVVEAVQPERDPDRNAVFDIVFAHHGELASPPVDAAASGEIARLTWSEPLARFDLELSTRVVDGRLVGTFNYRTDLFEHATIAALADGYVRLAREARTQPDRPLSLLAVVGEETPPVAVGGDRPVVAESLGWLWADQVRRSPQDIAVRFAGTRLSYAELDERANRMARFLRAEGVGTEQVVAVLMDRSVELVVAFLAIVKSGAAYLPLAADDPISRTRQVLAETDASILLVGTGQSGHALVREAAGGPRTAVVDDQLFARFSADNLRIEVHPDNAAYVMYTSGSTGRPKGVIVSHRAIAELAFDGRWTRPEQVLMHSPHTFDASTFEMWVPLLRGGSVVIAAQRSLDPAALRRAVTEDGVTCAWLTAGLFRVFAEESPESFRGLRQVWTGGDVVAPHAVAAVLENCPDVVIANGYGPTETTTFATSHTVTRPFEPRQGVPIGLALDNTRCYVLGPGLQRLPRGAVGELYIAGTGLARGYFGRPDLTAERFVADPYGPPASRMYRTGDLVRADPDGRLRFVGRADDQVKIRGFRIETGEIEAVLAACPGVAQAAVAVREDVPGDKRLIGYVVAPTLPDLRAFAAERLPRYMVPDAFVLVDALPLTANGKLDRRALPAPDTPAGARTTRAPRSLREEVICTVYAEVLGVDAVGVDDDFFALGGHSLMATRMLSRIRALFGVALGVRAVFEHPTPAGLAAAIDSAAGDRCVLTRRTRPPRIPLSPAQRRLWFIDQTHGPNALYNIPVGLRLTGELDHAALEAALGDVVARHETLRTAFPSVDGEPHQRIFPAEDIAVALAVTDVDEASLPDALTSAARHTFDLTADIPLRAWLFRLAPQEHVLLLLIHHIAGDGWSLAPLAKDLSAAYQARLDGGEPDWPALPVQYADYVLWQDDVLGSEDDSDSVTARQSRFWRDALAGLPDELALPLDRPRSAELDTAGDEVPIHLPPDAHARLREVARAAQATTSMALQAGLAVLLSRSGAGEDVPIGGVVAGRGDGALDDLVGFFVNTQVLRYDLSGAPTFQELLARVRETDLAAYDNQDLPFERIVEIANPARSLSRHPLFQVMLASQNTIDRDFEMPGLRVETVRAAVGTAKFDLSFNLSESLSEDGLAAGVDGVLEFSTALFDHTTAQRLADRFVLLLERLAQAPDRPITEVSLHTEEELRQLAVWNDTAVPVRETTLRQLIAEQAARTPEATAVTTEDRSLSYAELNAHANQLARLLVARGAGPEKVVAVAVPRSLELVVALVAVINAGAAYLPIDPDLPAGRITMMLDDAQPLAVIGVTETIGLLGEHRDRALILDDPATTAELAASPDGIEAADGLSPSAPAYVIYTSGSTGRPKGVVVDHRAITNRLLWMQHEFGLAEQDRVLQKTPCGFDVSVWEFFWPLMCGATLVVAKPGGHRDPAYLAEVIREHAVTTTHFVPSMLHAFLAEPTAAECTGLSRVICSGEALPADVQERFFATLPASLHNLYGPTEAAVDVTSWACDPAARNHHVPIGAPVWNTTTHVLDDALREVPIGVPGELYLAGVQLARCYLGRPDLTAERFVANPFGPPGSRMYRTGDLVRRNASGDLIFLGRVDDQVKIRGVRIELDEITAALTGHESVDQAATIVRADEQRLTAYLVPSEDSAGPVLRMARLRRSGRLDGLACHRMPDGTAFVGRGKAEIEFLHQEIFQRQEYLRHGVRISDGATVFDIGAHVGLFSTFAAQQAENVTVYAFEPIPALFSELALNTELHGVQAQLFPCGMAEKPGEATFTFYPELSMLSGRFGEQTEDRALVDGYLRHGTSSSDQADLAELISARLADRQDVTCQLRTVSDVIDEHDVARIDLLKIDAEKSELEVLRGIREEHWPRIHQVVVEVHDVEGRAEEVTALLTGHGFVVGTDISAELAETALVNIFATRTPAQAPRPRVARRTKWTAAEDLVADVRRGLSTRLPEYMVPSDIVVLDRLPLSPNGKLDRKALPAPQRSSGPGYRAPATPREQLLCALFAEVLKLERIGVEDNFFELGGHSLLAARLAGVIRAVLAVPVSAAALFKAPTVASLNRLLDGDEPDNAHAVLLPLRENGSGAPVFFIHPGVGLSWCYVGFARHLPSEIPLYALQTPAWGEGSPEYRGLADMAADYVERIRKIQPTGPYRLAGWSFGGNVAHEMAALLQGAGEHVALLALIDGYPYAGEPGSSDGDRAAEVLEQSIVDTVRTEHLGRQAAGALSETQLARAVDIVVSNTRLAKRHEPGTYRGRLLFFRAQGHPDVAHLRPHAWAAHVDGDIVVHDVDSGHHGMLDPEPLSDIARVMAAELDV